One Neisseria sp. Marseille-Q5346 genomic region harbors:
- a CDS encoding multidrug effflux MFS transporter, which yields MTTHKRSLSFLLILSALMAFTSLSTDIYLPAMPTMEKQLGSNAELTITGFLTGFAIAQLIWGPISDRIGRKLPLFIGMVLFVIGSVGCALSESMSAVVFWRIFQAVGACVGPMLGRAMIRDSFAQSQAAQMLSTLTIIMAIAPIAGPFIGGGLLKVASWHWIFWLLAVIGVLMFITIFKLPETLPIEKRASGSLWNAFKNYRTLLANATFMRYTLSVTFFYVAAYAFITGSPFVYIDYFGVAAQNYGFLFGLNIIGIMSLSFLNRKLVSRFTLSKLLVVSSLVAFVASAVFFVLAWANMGGIWSVIVPMFVMFSMNGIIAACANAAALAAVPNQIAGSAAALLGSLQYGSDIISSLLLAVFSSGTLFTMAWIIVLFVGLSAVMAGWQWARG from the coding sequence ATGACAACGCACAAACGTTCCCTTTCTTTTTTATTGATTTTAAGCGCGCTGATGGCGTTCACCTCGCTTTCTACCGATATTTATCTGCCCGCTATGCCGACGATGGAAAAGCAACTGGGCAGTAATGCAGAGCTGACCATTACGGGCTTCTTGACCGGGTTTGCCATCGCCCAACTGATTTGGGGGCCGATTAGCGACCGTATCGGGCGCAAGCTACCGCTGTTTATCGGCATGGTGCTGTTCGTGATTGGTTCTGTAGGTTGTGCATTGTCTGAATCCATGAGTGCGGTCGTTTTTTGGCGCATTTTTCAGGCAGTAGGGGCTTGTGTTGGACCGATGTTGGGCCGTGCGATGATCCGCGACAGCTTCGCCCAAAGCCAAGCAGCACAGATGCTTTCTACGCTCACGATTATCATGGCGATAGCACCTATTGCAGGACCATTTATCGGTGGCGGTTTGCTGAAAGTAGCAAGCTGGCATTGGATTTTCTGGTTATTGGCAGTGATTGGCGTATTGATGTTTATCACCATTTTTAAATTGCCAGAAACCTTGCCGATAGAAAAACGAGCAAGTGGTTCATTGTGGAATGCGTTTAAAAACTACCGCACTTTATTAGCTAATGCGACATTCATGCGCTATACCCTCAGTGTGACTTTCTTTTATGTTGCTGCTTATGCTTTTATTACCGGATCGCCCTTTGTTTATATTGATTATTTCGGTGTAGCAGCGCAAAACTATGGTTTCTTATTTGGTCTTAATATCATTGGTATTATGAGCCTAAGTTTTCTCAATCGAAAATTGGTGTCTCGTTTTACCTTATCTAAATTATTAGTCGTTTCTAGTTTGGTCGCTTTTGTCGCTTCTGCTGTGTTTTTTGTATTGGCATGGGCAAACATGGGGGGCATTTGGAGTGTCATTGTGCCGATGTTTGTCATGTTCAGCATGAACGGCATCATCGCAGCCTGTGCTAATGCCGCTGCACTTGCTGCTGTACCAAATCAAATTGCGGGTTCAGCCGCTGCCTTACTAGGTTCATTACAATATGGCAGTGATATTATTTCTTCATTGCTATTGGCGGTATTTTCCAGCGGTACGCTGTTTACCATGGCCTGGATTATTGTTTTATTTGTCGGGCTGAGTGCGGTGATGGCGGGGTGGCAGTGGGCAAGGGGATAA
- a CDS encoding aldo/keto reductase — MQNITLNNGVQIPALGFGVFQIPPAETEQAVIAAIKAGYRHIDTAQVYMNETEVGLGIKNSGVAREELFVTTKIWVENFGYEAAKASLDRSLGRLNLDYIDMVLIHQPYGDSYGTWRALEEYQAEGKIRAIGVSNFSPVRAVDLGLFNKVMPQANQIEINPFQQKNEAVAALQAEGIAVEAWAPFAEGKNDIFHNSVLSKIGTKYGKSVAQVITRWLIERDIIVLAKSTKPERIVENLNVFDFALSDEDKAEIAKLDGTFDAIVNHDTVDNLKRIAAWKTGQ; from the coding sequence ATGCAAAACATCACATTAAACAACGGCGTACAAATTCCTGCACTTGGTTTCGGCGTATTCCAAATTCCGCCCGCAGAAACCGAACAGGCCGTGATTGCCGCCATCAAGGCAGGCTATCGTCACATCGACACCGCGCAGGTTTATATGAATGAAACCGAAGTCGGTTTGGGAATTAAAAACAGCGGTGTGGCGCGCGAAGAATTATTCGTTACCACCAAAATTTGGGTGGAAAATTTCGGCTACGAAGCTGCCAAAGCGTCGCTGGATCGTTCATTGGGTCGTCTGAATTTGGATTACATCGATATGGTGCTGATTCATCAGCCTTACGGCGACAGCTACGGCACATGGCGTGCGCTGGAAGAATATCAGGCTGAAGGTAAAATCCGTGCTATCGGTGTGAGCAATTTTTCGCCCGTACGCGCGGTGGATTTGGGACTATTCAATAAGGTTATGCCGCAAGCCAATCAGATTGAAATCAATCCGTTCCAACAAAAAAACGAAGCCGTTGCCGCTTTACAGGCAGAAGGCATCGCCGTGGAAGCATGGGCGCCGTTTGCTGAAGGTAAAAACGATATTTTCCACAACTCTGTGTTAAGCAAAATCGGTACGAAATACGGCAAATCTGTGGCACAAGTGATTACCCGCTGGCTGATTGAGCGCGACATCATCGTGTTGGCAAAATCCACCAAACCCGAACGCATAGTGGAAAACCTGAATGTCTTTGATTTTGCTCTCAGCGATGAAGATAAAGCCGAAATTGCCAAACTGGACGGCACGTTCGACGCCATCGTCAATCACGACACGGTGGATAATTTGAAACGTATCGCCGCGTGGAAAACGGGGCAGTAG
- a CDS encoding flavodoxin has translation MKFNSILSAPKKGAAMNRRRFLGIVAATALLPRFAWAKPSKALIVVFSRRGNTLALARMIAERTGADIFVLQPAAPYPKDYRANVEQVARENAQGFLPSLARLPENLEAYRTVFLGFPTWAMQLPPPVKSFLKQADLADKTVLPFNTHGGYGAGETFAQTARLAPKSTVKTGFSVKGSQEREGQGLVVQGAYARQVRAQLDAWLAAAGF, from the coding sequence ATGAAATTCAACAGCATCCTCTCCGCCCCAAAAAAGGGGGCCGCCATGAACCGCCGCCGTTTTCTCGGCATAGTTGCCGCTACCGCACTGCTGCCCCGTTTTGCGTGGGCGAAACCGTCCAAAGCACTCATTGTCGTGTTCAGCCGTCGCGGCAACACCTTGGCTTTGGCACGGATGATTGCTGAGCGCACCGGCGCAGATATTTTTGTTTTGCAGCCTGCCGCGCCTTATCCCAAAGATTACCGCGCCAATGTGGAGCAGGTTGCCCGCGAAAACGCGCAGGGTTTTCTGCCGTCCTTGGCAAGGCTGCCTGAAAATCTGGAGGCGTACCGCACGGTGTTTTTAGGCTTCCCCACTTGGGCGATGCAGCTTCCGCCACCGGTCAAATCTTTTTTGAAACAGGCGGATTTGGCAGACAAAACCGTCCTGCCTTTCAACACGCACGGCGGTTACGGCGCAGGAGAGACCTTTGCCCAAACCGCGCGGCTCGCCCCGAAAAGTACCGTTAAAACGGGGTTCAGCGTTAAAGGCTCGCAGGAGCGCGAAGGTCAGGGCTTGGTGGTGCAGGGTGCATATGCGCGGCAGGTGCGGGCGCAGCTTGATGCATGGCTGGCGGCGGCGGGATTTTGA
- the folB gene encoding dihydroneopterin aldolase encodes MDKIFLYGMKADTLIGVYDWERERKQTLILDLEISVPERTGTSDDIGDTIHYGEVCEVVRLSLAEQDFLLLETLAEHIAQLILNDFGAAKVRVRIVKPGILPDVAQVGIEIERARE; translated from the coding sequence ATGGATAAAATCTTTTTGTACGGCATGAAGGCCGATACTTTAATCGGCGTATATGATTGGGAACGCGAGCGTAAACAGACTTTGATTTTGGATTTGGAAATCAGTGTTCCCGAGCGTACCGGCACGAGCGACGATATCGGCGACACCATCCATTATGGCGAAGTATGCGAAGTCGTACGCCTCAGCCTTGCCGAACAGGATTTTTTACTGCTGGAAACTTTGGCGGAACATATCGCCCAATTGATTTTAAATGATTTTGGTGCGGCCAAAGTGCGTGTCCGTATTGTGAAACCGGGTATCTTGCCAGATGTGGCCCAGGTCGGTATTGAGATTGAACGCGCTCGGGAATAA
- a CDS encoding OsmC family protein: MAAVENDHTKGKAALRADSRWVSGTKNEISVRRFPAFTTDEPKNMGGENAAPNPMEYLIGAAAGCCSIGFELQAAQAGVKLEQFEISARGGIDMAKLFGMEDGYGGLDNLVLTIKVKADADLPTLQNFADRSAANSPVLNSLKAQAKVVVEKI; the protein is encoded by the coding sequence ATGGCAGCGGTTGAAAACGACCATACAAAAGGTAAGGCAGCATTACGCGCCGATTCGCGCTGGGTATCCGGCACGAAGAACGAAATCTCCGTGCGCCGCTTCCCTGCCTTTACCACAGACGAACCGAAAAACATGGGCGGTGAAAACGCCGCCCCAAATCCGATGGAATACCTGATCGGCGCTGCGGCAGGCTGCTGCTCCATAGGTTTCGAGTTGCAAGCAGCACAGGCAGGCGTGAAACTGGAACAGTTTGAAATATCCGCAAGGGGCGGTATCGACATGGCCAAACTGTTCGGCATGGAAGATGGCTACGGCGGACTGGATAATCTGGTGCTAACCATAAAAGTAAAAGCCGACGCCGACCTTCCTACCCTGCAAAATTTCGCCGACCGCTCAGCCGCCAACTCGCCAGTGTTGAACAGCCTGAAAGCGCAGGCAAAAGTGGTTGTGGAAAAAATCTAG
- a CDS encoding TMEM175 family protein: MNLMSKERLIAFTDAVLAIIMTILVLELERPNQISWQALWDLRTNFFAYTISFFWLGTLWVNLHRSWDVIDKINSNLVWSSIVLLFFLSLFPYTTDLVATDFNNSVAQAFYGVIVLLVSACNVWMYHELHKLNPDAVGASRFNILDKEGLVEIALKLIGLVLTLTVFPSAMMWAVLFTFLVIVLPRTIRQ; the protein is encoded by the coding sequence ATGAATTTAATGTCAAAAGAGCGTTTAATCGCTTTTACAGATGCTGTCTTGGCAATTATCATGACGATTTTAGTTTTGGAATTAGAACGACCGAATCAGATTAGCTGGCAGGCTCTATGGGATTTGCGGACCAATTTTTTCGCCTACACCATTTCTTTCTTCTGGTTGGGAACCTTGTGGGTTAATCTGCATCGTAGTTGGGATGTGATTGATAAAATCAACTCCAATTTGGTTTGGAGTTCGATTGTCTTACTCTTCTTTTTATCCCTTTTCCCCTACACCACAGACTTGGTTGCGACTGATTTTAACAATTCAGTTGCTCAAGCCTTCTATGGGGTCATTGTTCTTCTGGTATCAGCTTGTAACGTCTGGATGTATCACGAATTGCATAAACTAAATCCTGATGCTGTTGGAGCAAGCCGTTTTAACATTTTAGATAAGGAAGGTCTAGTTGAAATTGCACTAAAGCTAATAGGTTTAGTCTTGACCTTGACGGTCTTCCCTTCTGCCATGATGTGGGCGGTGCTGTTTACGTTCTTGGTCATCGTTTTACCTAGAACAATTAGGCAGTAA
- the plsY gene encoding glycerol-3-phosphate 1-O-acyltransferase PlsY: MFNVLAIIAAYLIGSLSFAVIVSKYYGMDDPRTYGSGNPGATNVLRSGKKKAAALTLLGDAVKGLVAVILARCLQDALNLSDATIALVAIAALVGHMWPIFFSFKGGKGVATALGVLLALSPATALLCTLVWLVMAFGFKVSSLAALVATVCAPIFAFFMMPHASWAWAIVFIAALVLYRHKSNIQNLIQGKESKIGDKAGKS; encoded by the coding sequence ATGTTCAATGTACTTGCTATTATTGCCGCCTATCTTATCGGCTCCCTGTCTTTTGCCGTCATCGTATCAAAATATTACGGCATGGACGATCCGCGCACTTACGGCTCCGGCAACCCCGGTGCCACCAACGTCTTGCGCAGCGGTAAGAAAAAAGCGGCCGCACTGACCCTGCTCGGCGATGCAGTAAAAGGCTTGGTTGCCGTCATCTTGGCACGCTGTCTGCAAGATGCTTTAAATTTGTCTGATGCAACGATAGCCCTGGTCGCCATCGCCGCATTGGTCGGCCATATGTGGCCAATATTTTTCAGTTTTAAAGGCGGCAAAGGCGTAGCCACCGCATTAGGCGTCTTGCTCGCCCTCTCCCCTGCAACCGCCCTGCTCTGCACATTGGTTTGGCTGGTCATGGCGTTCGGTTTCAAAGTGTCCTCCCTCGCCGCACTGGTCGCCACCGTCTGCGCCCCTATCTTCGCCTTCTTCATGATGCCACACGCCTCCTGGGCATGGGCAATCGTATTCATTGCCGCATTGGTGTTGTACCGCCATAAAAGCAATATTCAAAACCTGATTCAAGGCAAAGAAAGCAAAATCGGAGATAAAGCCGGAAAATCTTAA